In one window of Bizionia sp. M204 DNA:
- a CDS encoding mechanosensitive ion channel family protein codes for MQNRLDDIEDAVTESGAWESFVEFLNLGFQFGSEDSPINITVGLLVLITIIYLVTTIVLNFLRRLYEKRLPNEDKAKFNTVFSFARWLIYLVVILVVFDSVGVNVTAIFAASAALLIGIGLALQTLFQDIISGVFILVDQSLHVGDIIEIEGKVGRVEEIKLRTTRAVTIDNRVLVIPNHLYLTNSLYNWTQNDISTRENITVGVAYGSDTQLVKRLLLEAANSHPEVLDNKSTVVLFTDFGDSSLNFKVIFTVRDSFKSQFPKSDIRFEIDRLFRENNVSIPFPQRDIHIIEKKE; via the coding sequence ATGCAAAATAGATTAGACGATATTGAAGATGCTGTAACCGAGAGTGGTGCTTGGGAATCCTTTGTCGAGTTTTTAAATTTAGGATTTCAATTCGGATCAGAAGATAGCCCCATTAATATAACGGTTGGACTGCTGGTATTAATAACTATTATTTACCTCGTTACAACTATTGTTTTAAATTTCCTTCGCAGATTGTATGAGAAACGATTGCCAAATGAAGATAAGGCTAAATTCAATACAGTCTTTTCGTTTGCCAGATGGTTAATTTATTTGGTTGTTATTCTAGTTGTTTTTGATTCAGTAGGTGTTAATGTTACCGCTATTTTTGCAGCATCAGCCGCACTATTAATCGGTATTGGTTTGGCACTACAAACTTTATTTCAAGATATTATTTCAGGTGTATTTATTCTTGTGGACCAAAGTTTACATGTTGGTGATATTATTGAAATTGAAGGCAAAGTTGGGCGTGTGGAAGAAATAAAGCTACGTACCACACGCGCCGTTACCATTGACAATAGGGTTTTGGTAATTCCAAATCATTTATACTTAACAAATAGCTTATATAACTGGACTCAAAATGACATTTCCACACGCGAAAATATAACAGTCGGTGTGGCTTATGGTAGTGATACGCAGTTGGTAAAACGCCTGTTGCTGGAAGCTGCTAATTCGCATCCCGAGGTTTTAGATAACAAATCAACTGTTGTGTTATTTACGGATTTTGGTGATAGCTCCTTGAATTTTAAAGTTATTTTTACGGTTAGAGATAGTTTTAAATCCCAATTTCCTAAAAGTGATATTCGATTTGAAATAGATAGATTATTTAGAGAAAACAATGTTTCCATTCCATTTCCACAAAGAGATATTCATATTATTGAAAAAAAAGAGTAA